From one Synechocystis sp. PCC 6803 substr. PCC-P genomic stretch:
- a CDS encoding aldehyde oxygenase (deformylating), with the protein MPELAVRTEFDYSSEIYKDAYSRINAIVIEGEQEAYSNYLQMAELLPEDKEELTRLAKMENRHKKGFQACGNNLQVNPDMPYAQEFFAGLHGNFQHAFSEGKVVTCLLIQALIIEAFAIAAYNIYIPVADDFARKITEGVVKDEYTHLNYGEEWLKANFATAKEELEQANKENLPLVWKMLNQVQGDAKVLGMEKEALVEDFMISYGEALSNIGFSTREIMRMSSYGLAGV; encoded by the coding sequence ATGCCCGAGCTTGCTGTCCGCACCGAATTTGACTATTCCAGCGAAATTTACAAAGACGCCTATAGCCGCATCAACGCCATTGTCATTGAAGGCGAACAGGAAGCCTACAGCAACTACCTCCAGATGGCGGAACTCTTGCCGGAAGACAAAGAAGAGTTGACCCGCTTGGCCAAAATGGAAAACCGCCATAAAAAAGGTTTCCAAGCCTGTGGCAACAACCTCCAAGTGAACCCTGATATGCCCTATGCCCAGGAATTTTTCGCCGGTCTCCATGGCAATTTCCAGCACGCTTTTAGCGAAGGGAAAGTTGTTACCTGTTTATTGATCCAGGCTTTGATTATCGAAGCTTTTGCGATCGCCGCCTATAACATATATATCCCTGTGGCGGACGACTTTGCTCGGAAAATCACTGAGGGCGTAGTCAAGGACGAATACACCCACCTCAACTACGGGGAAGAATGGCTAAAGGCCAACTTTGCCACCGCTAAGGAAGAACTGGAGCAGGCCAACAAAGAAAACCTACCCTTAGTGTGGAAAATGCTCAACCAAGTGCAGGGGGACGCCAAGGTATTGGGCATGGAAAAAGAAGCCCTAGTGGAAGATTTTATGATCAGCTACGGCGAAGCCCTCAGTAACATCGGCTTCAGCACCAGGGAAATTATGCGTATGTCTTCCTACGGTTTGGCCGGAGTCTAG
- a CDS encoding long-chain acyl-[acyl-carrier-protein] reductase, which yields MFGLIGHLTSLEHAQAVAEDLGYPEYANQGLDFWCSAPPQVVDNFQVKSVTGQVIEGKYVESCFLPEMLTQRRIKAAIRKILNAMALAQKVGLDITALGGFSSIVFEEFNLKQNNQVRNVELDFQRFTTGNTHTAYVICRQVESGAKQLGIDLSQATVAVCGATGDIGSAVCRWLDSKHQVKELLLIARNRQRLENLQEELGRGKIMDLETALPQADIIVWVASMPKGVEIAGEMLKKPCLIVDGGYPKNLDTRVKADGVHILKGGIVEHSLDITWEIMKIVEMDIPSRQMFACFAEAILLEFEGWRTNFSWGRNQISVNKMEAIGEASVKHGFCPLVAL from the coding sequence ATGTTTGGTCTTATTGGTCATCTCACGAGTTTAGAACACGCCCAAGCGGTTGCTGAAGATTTAGGCTATCCTGAGTACGCCAACCAAGGCCTGGATTTTTGGTGTTCGGCTCCTCCCCAAGTGGTTGATAATTTTCAGGTGAAAAGTGTGACGGGGCAGGTGATTGAAGGCAAATATGTGGAGTCTTGCTTTTTGCCGGAAATGTTAACCCAACGGCGGATCAAAGCGGCCATTCGTAAAATCCTCAATGCTATGGCCCTGGCCCAAAAGGTGGGCTTGGATATTACGGCCCTGGGAGGCTTTTCTTCAATCGTATTTGAAGAATTTAACCTCAAGCAAAATAATCAAGTCCGCAATGTGGAACTAGATTTTCAGCGGTTCACCACTGGTAATACCCACACCGCTTATGTGATCTGCCGTCAGGTCGAGTCTGGAGCTAAACAGTTGGGTATTGATCTAAGTCAGGCAACGGTAGCGGTTTGTGGCGCCACGGGAGATATTGGTAGCGCCGTATGTCGTTGGTTAGATAGCAAACATCAAGTTAAGGAATTATTGCTAATTGCCCGTAACCGCCAAAGATTGGAAAATCTCCAAGAGGAATTGGGTCGGGGCAAAATTATGGATTTGGAAACAGCCCTGCCCCAGGCAGATATTATTGTTTGGGTGGCTAGTATGCCCAAGGGGGTAGAAATTGCGGGGGAAATGCTGAAAAAGCCCTGTTTGATTGTGGATGGGGGCTATCCCAAGAATTTAGACACCAGGGTGAAAGCGGATGGGGTGCATATTCTCAAGGGGGGGATTGTAGAACATTCCCTTGATATTACCTGGGAAATTATGAAGATTGTGGAGATGGATATTCCCTCCCGGCAAATGTTCGCCTGTTTTGCGGAGGCCATTTTGCTAGAGTTTGAGGGCTGGCGCACTAATTTTTCCTGGGGCCGCAACCAAATTTCCGTTAATAAAATGGAGGCGATTGGTGAAGCTTCTGTCAAGCATGGCTTTTGCCCTTTAGTAGCTCTTTAG
- the trmFO gene encoding FADH(2)-oxidizing methylenetetrahydrofolate--tRNA-(uracil(54)-C(5))-methyltransferase TrmFO, whose amino-acid sequence MTTLTPIHVIGGGLAGTEAAWQIAQAGVPVILTEMRPERLSPAHHSEDLAELVCSNSFGAKAGDRAAGLLQTELRQLSSLIITTADRHAVPAGGALAVDRGIFSRSLTEQVASHPLVELRRGEVTEIPREGITVLTTGPLTSPALTEDLQQFTGMEYLSFFDAASPIVVGDSINKEVAFFASRYDKGEAAYLNCPFNREQYFNFWQALCEAEQAPLKDFDRETAKFFEGCLPIEELAQRGEDTMRYGPLKPVGLFDARLGDFRDPANKEKKPYAVVQLRQEDKAGQLWNMVGFQTNLRWGEQGRVFRLIPGLENAEFVRMGVMHRNTFINSPQLLTASLHFGDRQTLFAAGQLVGTEGYAAATAGGWLAGTNAARLALGLPLLTLPATTMMGALFNFISSASPKHFQPMPPNFGILPELPQRIRNKQERYGQYRDRALADLTTWQTSIKSLATCRV is encoded by the coding sequence ATGACCACTTTAACGCCCATCCATGTTATCGGTGGAGGCTTAGCGGGTACGGAGGCCGCCTGGCAAATTGCCCAAGCAGGAGTTCCAGTTATTTTGACGGAAATGCGCCCCGAACGTCTGAGTCCAGCCCACCACAGTGAGGATTTGGCGGAGTTGGTCTGTAGCAATTCCTTTGGGGCCAAAGCTGGCGATCGGGCAGCGGGACTTTTGCAAACAGAATTACGGCAGTTGAGTTCTCTCATTATTACCACAGCGGATCGCCATGCAGTGCCAGCTGGGGGTGCTTTGGCGGTGGACCGGGGAATTTTTAGCCGGTCTTTGACAGAGCAAGTGGCCAGCCATCCCCTGGTGGAATTACGGCGGGGGGAAGTAACGGAAATTCCCAGGGAAGGTATTACGGTGCTGACTACGGGACCCCTCACTAGCCCAGCGCTAACGGAGGATTTGCAACAATTCACCGGCATGGAATACCTAAGCTTTTTCGATGCGGCCAGTCCCATTGTGGTGGGGGATTCCATCAATAAAGAAGTAGCTTTTTTTGCTTCCCGTTATGACAAAGGGGAGGCGGCCTATCTCAACTGCCCCTTTAACCGAGAGCAATATTTCAATTTTTGGCAGGCATTGTGTGAGGCCGAACAAGCTCCCCTGAAGGACTTTGACCGAGAAACAGCTAAGTTTTTTGAGGGATGTTTACCCATAGAAGAGTTGGCCCAGCGGGGGGAAGACACCATGCGTTACGGCCCCCTAAAGCCCGTTGGTCTATTTGATGCCCGTTTGGGGGATTTTCGAGATCCTGCTAACAAGGAGAAAAAGCCCTATGCAGTGGTGCAATTGCGCCAGGAAGATAAGGCAGGACAATTGTGGAATATGGTGGGTTTTCAGACCAATTTACGCTGGGGAGAACAGGGACGGGTTTTCCGCTTGATTCCCGGTTTGGAAAACGCTGAGTTTGTTCGCATGGGGGTAATGCACCGCAATACTTTTATTAATTCCCCCCAACTTCTGACCGCTAGTCTCCATTTCGGCGATCGCCAGACTTTATTTGCGGCGGGGCAGTTAGTGGGAACGGAGGGTTATGCCGCTGCCACAGCCGGGGGATGGTTAGCGGGCACCAATGCGGCCCGGTTGGCGTTGGGTTTACCTTTGCTCACATTGCCGGCCACCACCATGATGGGAGCTTTATTTAACTTCATCAGTTCCGCTTCCCCCAAACATTTCCAGCCCATGCCGCCCAATTTTGGAATTTTACCGGAATTGCCCCAGCGGATTCGTAATAAGCAAGAACGTTACGGTCAATATCGGGATCGAGCTTTGGCTGATTTAACAACCTGGCAAACTAGCATCAAAAGTCTAGCAACCTGTCGAGTTTAG
- a CDS encoding glucose-1-phosphate thymidylyltransferase, whose protein sequence is MKALILSGGKGTRLRPLTYTGAKQLVPVANKPILWYGIEAIAKAGITDIGIIISPETGEEIKTITGNGEKFGIQITYILQSEPLGLAHAVKTAADFLQDSPFVMYLGDNLIQDHLEQFLAHFQAKSLDSLILLRRVSNPSAFGVATVNDQGKVLALVEKPEHPPSNLALVGLYFFAPTIHQAIANIEPSARGELEITDAIQYLISHDYRVESLQLKGWWLDTGKKDDLLAANQIILDTLVEKNIQGTVDDQSKISGRVTIGPHSQIINSVIRGPVAIGPNCHLENCFIGPYSSIAEGVKIRDADLEHSVVLQGASIVAIQQRIVDSVIGKNAKIFPAPRRPQALRFLIGNDSQVELIGPSSYPQD, encoded by the coding sequence ATGAAGGCTCTCATTCTCTCCGGTGGCAAAGGAACTCGCTTGCGTCCCCTCACCTACACCGGGGCTAAGCAGTTGGTGCCTGTGGCTAACAAACCAATCCTCTGGTATGGCATTGAGGCGATCGCCAAAGCTGGCATTACCGACATTGGCATTATTATTAGCCCAGAAACGGGAGAGGAAATTAAAACTATCACCGGCAACGGAGAAAAGTTCGGTATCCAGATTACCTATATTTTGCAATCCGAACCATTGGGGTTGGCCCATGCAGTGAAAACGGCGGCAGACTTTCTCCAAGATTCCCCTTTTGTGATGTATTTAGGCGATAACCTAATTCAAGACCACCTAGAGCAATTCCTCGCCCATTTTCAGGCTAAATCCCTCGATTCCTTGATTCTACTGCGGCGAGTGTCCAATCCCAGCGCCTTTGGGGTGGCCACCGTTAATGACCAAGGCAAAGTTTTAGCCCTAGTGGAAAAACCAGAGCATCCCCCTTCCAACTTGGCCCTAGTGGGACTTTACTTTTTTGCCCCGACCATTCACCAGGCGATCGCCAACATTGAGCCCTCTGCCCGGGGAGAACTAGAAATCACCGATGCAATTCAATATCTGATCAGCCATGATTATCGGGTGGAATCCCTACAACTAAAAGGATGGTGGCTCGACACCGGTAAGAAAGACGACCTGCTGGCCGCCAATCAGATTATCCTCGATACCCTAGTGGAAAAAAACATCCAAGGCACCGTAGACGATCAAAGCAAAATCTCCGGTCGGGTAACCATTGGCCCCCACAGTCAAATTATCAACAGCGTCATCCGTGGCCCCGTGGCGATCGGCCCCAACTGTCATCTGGAAAACTGCTTCATCGGTCCCTATAGCAGTATTGCCGAGGGAGTTAAAATCAGGGATGCAGATCTTGAACATAGTGTCGTGCTCCAAGGAGCTAGCATTGTGGCCATCCAACAAAGAATTGTCGATAGTGTCATCGGCAAAAACGCCAAAATTTTTCCCGCTCCCCGCCGTCCCCAGGCTTTGCGCTTCCTGATTGGTAATGATTCCCAAGTGGAACTAATTGGACCCTCTTCCTATCCCCAGGACTAA
- a CDS encoding type II toxin-antitoxin system VapC family toxin produces MLLDTHTLLWFLDNDIKLPSHLKSLIEAKPKVYVSIVSLWEIAIKLNINKLRLNYAFTDLENLLADLNISVLNITWQHLEACRNLPLHHRDPFDRMIIAQAQQHNFSVISKDENFKKYNVNLIWE; encoded by the coding sequence ATGCTACTGGACACCCACACGCTTTTGTGGTTTTTAGATAATGATATAAAACTACCATCACATCTCAAGAGTTTGATTGAAGCCAAGCCAAAAGTTTATGTCAGCATTGTATCTCTCTGGGAGATTGCCATTAAACTCAACATCAACAAACTAAGGCTTAATTACGCTTTTACTGATCTAGAGAATTTACTTGCTGATCTCAATATTTCGGTTTTGAACATCACATGGCAACATTTGGAAGCTTGTCGCAATTTGCCCTTGCATCATCGAGATCCTTTTGACCGTATGATTATTGCCCAGGCTCAGCAACATAATTTTTCCGTCATTAGCAAAGACGAAAATTTCAAAAAATACAACGTTAATTTAATCTGGGAATGA
- a CDS encoding PAS domain S-box protein — protein sequence MPIIPSPKVLLVDDQRENLVALSRALDSLPVEIITANSGQEAIATAATTEFALMILAQEMSELDGLNTAKILRSFPLAEQTPIIFLARQEIITKAMAEINILGLVDFLAQPPNQNFLQVKAKLYLQLFQQKQTLQYYNNYLESSVKSVHFDVKNNHSEQLSEIILANISDTVFVTDLSGKFTFICSNIDNIFGYSLAEVNAMGTVETLLGDFRFNEYELKEKGELKNLRHDVQDKQGKIHYLLINLKKVAINGGIYLYSCRDISEWARKEQAIRNSEANFRDIFASIKDGLLVLDEDNYICYANAQAVKLLNCTLEELVGTIGSPLEDTEFSLLVDDGTIYTVDVSVTEITWYGQTAKLVSLRDISDRKRMENQLRENQNKYYRLLENLDNGVIVHNANAEIVYANPKAESFLGLTDLEGRDIDDEYWMFFDKEGEKLEKEEFPVAQVLANQSSLKNFEMGIYRPDTDQLLWAYINAYPEFYNEDTIQEIIVTFSDITERKLAEIQLKTINENLEVLIEERTSELESSNSQLLQEIIEKEQVSITLTTQEAKYRALVRDAGDAIILITIDFIVLEVNYRAVELSGYDQEELIGHSLLDLRLLTPEFYAQQRHFWRTLKREQISQLTDVRLVKKSGELISVDISASVITYENHSIVQCIVHDITLQKTIQAQLQRENYFRRQLLEKMVEGLFVCYEVEQFPFLQFTVWNPMMKNITGYSQEEINQCGWYETLYSHGQPQEAVRVRMKAVALGVDMVKEEWQIIRRDGALRTVEISTALITSNNQTNILAVIQDITDQKRQLQIIQNNEATLRCIVENLPIFFGMRTINFSNWYYINPSFESLTGYTPDEMYEDPLLWQKIHREEYAENLEQARPNLGEWTIFSMEKKDGTQIWAQTVESLVDDLSDTARVVVFGQDITDIKRAEIETLRSLVKERELNEAKSQFVDIVSHEFRTPLTSIIGFGELLSKYFDRLSTEKKQQYINNIQNSSQRLKQLIDDVLSISRYDANKIEIELGNINLRNLANDLIENFSCGLGSEHNFELNYHLKPDEHSLVDVRLLRHILENILSNAIKYSAPGSTITLDISKDEEHLLFQVRDEGIGIPLQDQEKLFEAFHRASNVGDIPGTGLGLSIVKRYVEFQGGTIEVISMPGKGTTMVIKLPLNPAPIIQIAQGETDRLS from the coding sequence ATGCCTATCATTCCTAGCCCCAAAGTCCTGTTAGTGGATGATCAGCGGGAAAATCTTGTTGCTCTGTCACGGGCCCTGGATTCCCTGCCAGTGGAAATAATCACCGCTAACTCCGGCCAAGAGGCGATCGCCACCGCCGCCACCACAGAATTTGCCTTGATGATTTTGGCCCAGGAAATGTCTGAATTGGACGGGCTAAACACCGCTAAAATTCTTCGTTCTTTTCCCCTGGCTGAACAAACTCCAATTATTTTTCTAGCTCGGCAAGAAATTATCACCAAAGCAATGGCAGAAATAAATATTTTGGGGTTGGTTGACTTTCTGGCACAACCGCCTAACCAAAATTTTCTTCAGGTGAAAGCTAAACTTTATTTGCAGCTTTTCCAGCAGAAACAAACTCTGCAATACTATAATAATTACCTAGAAAGTTCAGTTAAATCTGTTCATTTTGATGTAAAAAATAATCATTCAGAACAACTCAGTGAAATAATTTTAGCCAATATTTCCGATACTGTCTTTGTCACTGATTTATCCGGAAAATTTACTTTTATTTGTTCAAATATTGATAATATCTTCGGCTATTCCTTGGCGGAAGTAAACGCCATGGGAACCGTAGAAACGCTCCTGGGTGATTTTAGATTTAACGAATATGAGTTAAAAGAAAAGGGGGAATTAAAAAATTTACGGCATGATGTTCAAGATAAACAAGGTAAAATTCATTATTTACTCATCAATCTTAAGAAAGTCGCTATTAATGGAGGTATTTATCTTTATAGTTGTCGGGATATTTCAGAATGGGCTCGAAAGGAACAAGCCATTAGAAACAGTGAAGCCAATTTCCGAGACATTTTTGCCAGCATCAAGGACGGGCTATTGGTTTTAGATGAAGATAATTACATTTGTTATGCCAATGCCCAGGCAGTGAAACTTCTTAACTGTACTTTGGAAGAATTAGTGGGAACCATTGGCAGTCCATTGGAAGATACGGAATTTAGCTTACTAGTAGACGACGGCACTATTTACACGGTGGATGTTAGTGTAACCGAAATTACATGGTATGGACAAACCGCAAAGCTAGTCTCTTTACGGGATATTAGCGACCGCAAACGCATGGAGAACCAATTGCGGGAAAATCAGAATAAATACTATCGTCTTTTAGAAAATCTTGACAATGGAGTAATAGTACACAATGCCAATGCCGAAATTGTTTATGCTAATCCTAAAGCAGAATCTTTCCTCGGTTTAACAGATTTAGAAGGCAGGGATATTGATGATGAATATTGGATGTTTTTTGATAAAGAAGGAGAAAAATTAGAAAAAGAGGAATTTCCTGTGGCCCAGGTTTTAGCCAACCAATCTTCCTTAAAAAATTTTGAAATGGGTATTTATCGTCCCGACACTGACCAATTACTCTGGGCGTATATTAATGCTTACCCTGAATTCTATAATGAAGACACCATTCAGGAAATAATAGTAACTTTTTCTGATATTACTGAACGCAAGTTAGCAGAAATTCAACTAAAAACTATTAATGAAAACCTAGAAGTTCTTATTGAAGAGAGAACCAGTGAGCTGGAAAGTAGCAATAGCCAATTATTGCAGGAAATTATCGAGAAAGAACAGGTGAGTATTACCCTTACCACCCAGGAGGCAAAATATAGAGCTTTAGTCCGAGATGCCGGTGATGCAATTATTTTAATTACCATTGACTTCATTGTCCTAGAAGTCAATTATCGGGCTGTGGAGTTGAGTGGTTATGATCAAGAAGAATTAATTGGGCATTCTTTGCTTGACCTTAGGCTATTGACCCCAGAGTTTTATGCTCAACAAAGACACTTTTGGCGCACTCTTAAAAGGGAACAAATTTCCCAATTAACCGATGTCAGACTCGTAAAAAAATCTGGAGAATTAATTTCCGTTGACATTTCCGCCAGTGTAATTACCTATGAAAATCACTCAATTGTTCAGTGCATAGTCCACGATATAACCCTCCAAAAGACCATTCAAGCCCAACTGCAACGGGAAAATTATTTTCGTCGGCAATTATTGGAAAAAATGGTGGAAGGATTATTTGTTTGTTATGAAGTTGAGCAGTTTCCCTTCCTGCAATTTACTGTGTGGAATCCGATGATGAAAAATATCACTGGCTATAGTCAAGAAGAAATCAATCAATGCGGTTGGTATGAAACTCTTTATTCCCATGGACAGCCTCAAGAGGCAGTAAGGGTGAGAATGAAGGCAGTGGCCTTAGGGGTAGATATGGTCAAGGAAGAGTGGCAAATTATCCGTCGGGATGGAGCTTTGCGTACCGTTGAAATTTCCACTGCCTTGATCACTTCAAATAATCAGACCAATATCCTTGCGGTGATTCAAGACATAACAGATCAAAAACGACAGCTACAAATTATTCAAAATAACGAAGCTACTCTCCGTTGTATTGTGGAAAATCTGCCAATTTTCTTTGGCATGAGAACAATAAACTTTAGTAATTGGTATTATATTAATCCATCTTTTGAAAGTTTGACGGGTTATACTCCAGATGAAATGTATGAAGATCCCCTGCTATGGCAAAAAATTCATCGGGAAGAATATGCAGAAAATCTAGAACAGGCACGTCCTAACCTGGGGGAGTGGACTATTTTTTCTATGGAGAAAAAAGACGGCACACAAATTTGGGCGCAAACAGTAGAATCTTTAGTTGATGATCTATCAGACACTGCTCGGGTGGTGGTGTTTGGCCAAGACATTACTGACATTAAACGAGCGGAAATCGAAACCCTGAGATCTTTGGTCAAAGAACGGGAACTAAATGAAGCTAAAAGTCAGTTTGTTGATATTGTGTCCCACGAATTTCGTACTCCTTTAACTTCTATTATTGGTTTTGGAGAGTTATTGTCCAAATATTTTGATCGTCTTTCTACAGAGAAAAAACAACAATATATTAACAATATCCAAAATTCTAGCCAACGGCTGAAACAACTAATTGATGATGTGCTTTCCATTAGTCGCTATGATGCCAATAAGATAGAAATTGAGCTAGGTAACATTAACCTAAGGAACTTAGCTAACGATTTAATCGAGAATTTTAGCTGTGGCCTGGGCAGTGAACATAATTTTGAGCTTAACTACCATCTCAAGCCGGACGAACACTCCCTGGTGGATGTGAGACTACTCCGCCATATTTTGGAAAATATTTTAAGTAATGCCATTAAATATTCGGCCCCGGGTAGCACTATCACCCTAGATATTAGTAAGGATGAAGAGCATTTACTTTTCCAAGTACGGGACGAAGGCATTGGTATTCCCCTCCAGGACCAGGAAAAACTGTTTGAAGCTTTCCATCGTGCCAGCAACGTAGGGGATATTCCCGGTACTGGTTTGGGATTGAGCATTGTTAAACGCTATGTGGAATTTCAGGGAGGGACAATCGAGGTGATATCGATGCCAGGAAAAGGGACCACAATGGTGATCAAATTGCCCCTAAACCCTGCCCCGATCATCCAGATTGCTCAGGGGGAAACCGATCGCCTGAGTTGA
- a CDS encoding DUF2281 domain-containing protein yields MTDTALLEKINALPDAMKIEVEHFVEFLLTKQPPVSPVTNDGQKKYRQAGVLKGKIWMADDFDAPLEEMQEYM; encoded by the coding sequence ATGACAGACACCGCCCTACTAGAAAAGATCAATGCTCTCCCCGATGCCATGAAAATTGAAGTAGAACACTTTGTCGAATTTCTGCTGACTAAGCAACCACCAGTCAGTCCAGTAACCAATGATGGACAAAAAAAATATCGTCAAGCAGGTGTTCTAAAGGGGAAAATTTGGATGGCAGATGACTTTGATGCTCCTTTGGAAGAAATGCAGGAGTATATGTAA
- the glyS gene encoding glycine--tRNA ligase subunit beta, with product MPLQTFLFEIGTEELPADFVRSAITQWQGLIPPGLAAEFLQPESVEIYGTPRRLAVLIKGLPECQPDRLEEIKGPPASAAFKDGQPTPAALGFAKKQGVNPEDFEIRSTPKGDFIFVNKQLQGQASRDLLPKLALSWLKALDGRRFMRWGDGDWRFPRPIRWLVCLLDDQVLPLQIDNGSTTLVGDRLSRGHRILHPADVSLEHGQNYLAQLKTAGVVVDPQERRAMIEQQITTQAATLEGEAIIYEDLLDEVEQLVEYPTAVLGKFDQEFLSLPREVTTTVMVTHQRYFPVVDKDGRLLPHFITIANGDPSKGDIIAAGNGRVIRARLADAKFFYQADCDDSLDSYLPQLETVTFQEELGTMRDKVDRIMEMAAAIADQLGVTEQQRGEIDSTAMLCKADLVTQMVYEFPELQGIMGEKYALVSGESAAVAQGIVEHYLPRHQDDDLPQGLPGQVVGMADRLDTLVSIFGLGLLPTGSSDPFALRRAANAVINVAWAASLEINLLELLTQGCRDFVTSHPDKTSPLQALKTFFLQRLQTLLQDEQGIDYDLVNAVLGNGETNCDEAQSRLHDRLLADLQDVKERAQYLQELRDNGHLDAIYPTVNRSAKLASKGTLPTDQLDPRPVIQAPQLVQDSEKAVYQALLAIYPKAVEVQESRDYETLVNALHELAPTVAEFFDGPDSVLVMAENDELRQNRLNLLGLIRNYALILGDFGAIVKGI from the coding sequence ATGCCCCTGCAAACCTTTCTATTTGAAATTGGAACTGAAGAATTACCCGCCGATTTTGTTCGCAGTGCGATCACCCAGTGGCAAGGGTTAATTCCCCCAGGTTTGGCGGCGGAGTTTTTACAACCGGAGTCGGTGGAAATTTACGGCACGCCCCGGCGCTTGGCGGTGTTGATCAAAGGCTTACCAGAATGCCAGCCCGATCGCCTGGAGGAAATTAAGGGTCCTCCGGCCAGTGCCGCTTTCAAAGACGGGCAACCCACCCCGGCCGCCTTGGGCTTTGCCAAAAAACAGGGGGTCAACCCGGAGGATTTTGAGATCCGCTCCACCCCCAAAGGGGACTTTATTTTTGTCAATAAGCAATTACAGGGCCAAGCTAGCCGGGATTTGTTGCCCAAGCTGGCCCTAAGCTGGCTCAAGGCTTTGGACGGTCGAAGGTTTATGCGTTGGGGAGATGGGGATTGGCGTTTTCCCCGCCCCATTCGTTGGTTAGTTTGTCTGTTGGATGACCAAGTTTTACCCCTACAAATTGACAATGGCTCCACTACCCTAGTAGGCGATCGCCTTTCCCGGGGGCACCGCATTTTGCACCCAGCAGACGTCAGCTTAGAGCATGGTCAGAATTATTTGGCCCAGTTAAAAACGGCCGGGGTTGTAGTAGATCCCCAAGAACGGCGGGCCATGATTGAACAACAAATCACCACCCAAGCGGCCACCCTAGAAGGCGAAGCAATTATCTATGAGGATTTGCTTGATGAGGTGGAACAGTTGGTGGAATATCCCACAGCGGTATTGGGCAAGTTTGATCAGGAATTCCTCAGCTTACCCAGGGAAGTGACTACCACGGTTATGGTTACCCATCAACGCTATTTTCCCGTGGTGGACAAAGATGGAAGGCTATTGCCCCATTTCATCACCATTGCCAACGGTGATCCCAGCAAAGGAGACATTATTGCCGCCGGAAATGGCCGGGTCATTCGGGCCCGCTTAGCCGATGCCAAATTTTTCTATCAAGCCGACTGTGACGATAGCCTCGATAGTTACCTGCCCCAACTAGAAACGGTTACCTTCCAAGAAGAGTTGGGCACCATGCGAGACAAGGTGGACCGCATTATGGAAATGGCCGCGGCGATCGCCGACCAGTTGGGAGTAACAGAGCAACAACGGGGAGAAATCGATAGTACCGCCATGCTGTGTAAAGCGGATTTGGTCACCCAAATGGTGTATGAATTTCCCGAACTACAGGGCATTATGGGGGAAAAATATGCCCTCGTTAGTGGTGAATCGGCAGCGGTGGCCCAGGGCATTGTGGAGCATTACCTCCCCCGGCACCAGGATGATGATTTACCCCAAGGCTTACCGGGTCAAGTGGTGGGCATGGCCGATCGCCTGGATACTCTGGTGAGTATTTTTGGGTTGGGTTTATTACCTACCGGATCTTCCGATCCCTTTGCCCTGCGGCGGGCCGCCAATGCGGTGATTAATGTAGCCTGGGCAGCGAGTTTAGAAATTAATTTGCTGGAATTGTTGACCCAGGGCTGCCGGGATTTTGTTACTTCCCACCCCGATAAAACCTCTCCCCTGCAAGCGTTAAAGACGTTTTTTCTGCAAAGATTACAAACCCTACTTCAGGACGAACAGGGCATTGATTATGATCTAGTCAACGCCGTATTGGGCAATGGGGAGACAAACTGCGACGAGGCTCAAAGTAGATTACATGATCGCCTGTTAGCAGATTTACAGGATGTCAAAGAAAGGGCTCAATATCTGCAAGAATTGCGAGATAACGGTCATTTAGACGCAATTTATCCCACTGTGAACCGTTCTGCCAAGCTAGCTAGTAAAGGCACTTTGCCAACGGACCAATTAGACCCCCGTCCAGTGATTCAAGCGCCCCAACTAGTCCAGGATTCAGAAAAAGCAGTTTACCAAGCATTGCTGGCCATTTATCCCAAAGCGGTAGAAGTACAAGAAAGCCGTGACTATGAAACCTTGGTAAATGCACTACACGAGCTTGCCCCCACCGTGGCGGAATTTTTCGACGGGCCGGATAGCGTATTGGTGATGGCAGAAAACGATGAATTACGGCAAAATCGCCTTAATTTACTCGGTTTAATCCGCAACTATGCTCTGATCCTCGGAGACTTCGGGGCAATTGTTAAAGGCATTTAA